A part of Desulfuromonadaceae bacterium genomic DNA contains:
- a CDS encoding cytochrome b/b6 domain-containing protein, translating into MSPKIKIYLQPTPVRIWHWLNALGIITLCVTAIHIRFPEHVHMFTSYKTAILLHNAAGLVVTFSFTLWFIYYALISRDMFKVYVPSKDDLQDGLLRQAKFYLLTYFLGWENPHHPTPENKFNPMQKSAYLAIMFLLVPLVSLTGLLLTNVSPMRDLVLMFGGLKILIATHFLLACSLCAFLFTHVYLATLGKTAMAYIKPMWTGWEEEDAEEHPHKAP; encoded by the coding sequence ATGTCGCCAAAAATCAAGATATACCTGCAACCGACTCCTGTGCGTATCTGGCACTGGCTGAATGCCTTGGGGATCATCACCCTGTGTGTTACCGCTATCCATATCCGCTTCCCTGAGCATGTTCACATGTTTACCAGTTACAAAACAGCCATTTTACTGCACAACGCAGCCGGGCTGGTCGTGACCTTCTCGTTCACGCTCTGGTTTATCTACTACGCCCTGATCAGCCGTGACATGTTCAAGGTCTATGTGCCGAGCAAAGACGACTTGCAGGACGGACTGTTGCGTCAGGCCAAATTCTATTTACTGACCTACTTCCTGGGCTGGGAAAACCCGCACCACCCGACCCCTGAAAACAAGTTCAACCCGATGCAAAAATCGGCTTACCTCGCCATCATGTTTCTGCTCGTGCCATTGGTCAGTCTGACCGGTCTGCTACTGACCAATGTCAGCCCGATGCGCGATCTGGTGCTGATGTTTGGCGGTTTGAAGATTTTGATTGCCACCCATTTTCTGCTCGCTTGCAGCCTCTGCGCGTTCCTTTTCACGCACGTTTATCTTGCCACCCTGGGCAAGACGGCGATGGCCTATATCAAGCCCATGTGGACCGGTTGGGAAGAAGAGGATGCCGAGGAGCATCCCCACAAAGCACCTTGA
- a CDS encoding transposase — protein sequence MTSSVRVDIPNLLQHVIIRGIDRRAIFTGDDDRYNFVQLLSDQLITTETNCFAWALLDNHAHLLLCPRLIPLTKFMRQLLTGYAVAFNLRHQRSGYLFQDHYKLTVCDEDEYLLELVRYIHLNPLRAGLVSTLEALDRYPWCGHAVLLGQAALPGQVTSEVLACFGKTIKTSLRSYRTFVADGIATGRRDDMISWFIRRICE from the coding sequence ATGACAAGCTCTGTTCGTGTAGATATCCCGAATCTATTACAGCATGTTATTATCCGCGGTATAGACCGGCGTGCGATTTTTACCGGCGATGATGATCGCTACAATTTCGTCCAACTCCTCTCTGACCAATTAATCACAACTGAAACCAATTGCTTTGCCTGGGCGCTTCTTGACAACCATGCCCATCTCCTGCTCTGCCCGCGACTGATTCCCTTGACCAAATTTATGCGCCAACTGTTGACCGGTTACGCCGTAGCTTTCAACCTTCGTCATCAACGTTCTGGCTATCTCTTCCAGGACCATTACAAGTTAACTGTCTGTGACGAAGATGAGTATCTGCTTGAATTGGTGCGCTATATCCACTTGAATCCACTGCGCGCTGGACTCGTTTCAACCCTTGAAGCGCTGGATCGGTATCCGTGGTGTGGGCATGCGGTATTGCTGGGGCAAGCCGCTCTGCCGGGGCAGGTGACATCCGAAGTTCTGGCCTGTTTCGGCAAAACCATCAAAACTTCACTACGGAGTTACCGGACCTTTGTCGCGGATGGCATCGCCACGGGACGCAGAGATGATATGATCAGTTGGTTCATCCGCAGAATCTGCGAGTAA